The following DNA comes from Marichromatium purpuratum 984.
GATGATCTGGAGCCTGCTCCACCATCTGATCGCCGGTATCCGCTTCCTGGTGCTCGACCTGGGCCTGGGGCTCGACCGTCCGGTGGCCCGCGCCACTGCCTGGACCGCGCTGATCGCCGCCCTGGCCGCGCTGGTCGCCGTGATCGCACTGGGAGGAACCTTCCGATGAGTCGACAAGCTTCCGGTCTCATGGCCTGGCTGATCCAGCGCGCCTCGGCCGTCTATCTCGCCCTGTTCCTGGGCTATGTCCTGGTGCTCTTCAGCTTCGCCGCGCCGGCCGATCACGCCGCGCTGGTCGACTGGGTCACCACCCCCTGGGTCACCGCCGGCTGGCTGCTGTTCCTGCCGCTGCTGCTCGCGCACGCCTGGGTCGGCATCCGTGACG
Coding sequences within:
- the sdhD gene encoding succinate dehydrogenase, hydrophobic membrane anchor protein, which gives rise to MSRQASGLMAWLIQRASAVYLALFLGYVLVLFSFAAPADHAALVDWVTTPWVTAGWLLFLPLLLAHAWVGIRDVLIDYVHHLGARLALLTLFAFIFVASGLWAFKAIITAGLGE